The segment ACGACGACGAATCATTATTTGCGACGACGAATCGATCATCCGCCGCGATTTGCGCGAGATGCTGACCAACCAGGACTATCTGGTGGTAGGCGAGGCCGCCGAGGGCCAGGCGGCGGTGGAGATGGCCCGCAAACTCAGGCCCGACCTGGTGATCATGGATATCCGCTTCGAGGGCGAGAACTTCGACGGCATCGACGCCGCCCGGATGCTGACCGAAGAAGGCATCGCCCCGGTGCTGCTGCTCAGCGCCTATAGCCAGCGCGACCTGGTGGAACGGGCGCGCAACGCCGGCGTGGTCGGCTATCTGGTCAAGCCTTTCACCGAGGCCGACCTGCCGCCCGCCATCGAGACGGCGTTGGCGCGCTTCGAGGAGTTCGATTCGGTGCGAAAGCAGGCCGCCGACCTCAAAGACGCCCTGGAAACGCGCAAGCTGGTGGATCGGGCCAAGGGGCTGCTGATGGACATGCGCGGCATGTCCGAGGCTGAGGCCTTCCGCCGCATCCAGAAGCTGTCGATGAACTATCGCAAGCCCATGCGCGAAGTGGCCGAAGCCATCATCCTCGCCCAGCAGATCAACGCCGGCGAATGAAGCTCGACGAACTGCAAGCAAACTGGGATAAGTTCGGCGCCACCGACCCGTTGTGGGGCATCCTGGCCTGGCCCGACAAGAGCGAGAACCGTTGGCAGATCGATGAGTTCTTCGCCACGGGCGTGGCCGAGATCGACGGCGTGCTGGCCTATGTCGAGGGCCTGGGCCTGCCCTTGCGCCGGGGCGCGGCCCTGGATTTTGGCTGCGGCGTCGGCCGGCTGAGCCAGGCTCTGGCCGGCCGTTTCCAGACGGTGGTCGGGGTGGACATCAGCCCGGCCATGATCGAGCTGGCCGGGCGCTACAATCGCTTCCCCGACCGCTGCCACTACCGGCTCAACGCCCGCGACGATCTGAGCCTGTTCGAGGGGGGCCGTTTCGATTTCATCTACTCGAACATCACCCTCCAACACATGCAGCCTCGCTACAGCCGCGCCTACATGGCCGAGTTCCTTCGCCTCTTGGCCCCCGGCGGCGTGCTCGTGTTTCAGATCCCCAGCCGGGGCAAGCGCTGGCAGCAGAACGTCTTGCAGCCGCTCAAGCCCACGCGCCTCTTCCGTTTCTACCAGCGCCTGCGCTACGGCGATCGCCCGATCATGTCGATGTACGGCACCGAGAAGACGCGGGTTCTAGCCTGGTTGGGCCAGCACCGCGGCCGGGTGGTGGATGTGCAGCCGGACGACAGCGCCGACAGCCAGTGGTATAGTTTCCGCTATTGCGTCGTCAAAGAGCCAGACGCTCCAGCTCTTCAAGACCTCAAGGGTCGATAAGCACACCCATGCGCACCGTCCGTTACTCCGTCCTCATGCCCATTTTCAACGAGGCCCGCACCCTGCGGGCGATCGTGGCTCATGTGCGGACGATGGCGGAGTTGGAGATGACGATCATGCCCCTGGCTTCGGAATCGACCTCCGAGCAGGTGCGGTTGATCCAGGAGATCATCGCCGTCGATGACGGTTCGGGCGACGAAAGCGCCGCCATCCTGGCGGACCTCGAGGCCGCGGGCTATCTGCGGGCCTTCTTTCACCGTCAGAACCAGGGCAAGGGCGCGGCGGTGCGCACTGCCCTGGCACAGGCCAGCGGCGACATCGTCCTCATCCAGGATGCCGACCTGGAATACGACCCGCGCGACTACCCCCTCCTGCTGCAGCCCATCCTCGAAGATCGCGCCCGGGTCGTCTACGGCTCGCGCTTTCTCGGCGGCCCGCGCAAGGCTATGTATTTCCGCAATATGTTGGGAAACAAGCTCTTGACGCTGATCACGAACCTTCTGTACGATTC is part of the Caldilineales bacterium genome and harbors:
- a CDS encoding response regulator — encoded protein: MSQPTSPKRRRIIICDDESIIRRDLREMLTNQDYLVVGEAAEGQAAVEMARKLRPDLVIMDIRFEGENFDGIDAARMLTEEGIAPVLLLSAYSQRDLVERARNAGVVGYLVKPFTEADLPPAIETALARFEEFDSVRKQAADLKDALETRKLVDRAKGLLMDMRGMSEAEAFRRIQKLSMNYRKPMREVAEAIILAQQINAGE
- a CDS encoding class I SAM-dependent methyltransferase; the encoded protein is MKLDELQANWDKFGATDPLWGILAWPDKSENRWQIDEFFATGVAEIDGVLAYVEGLGLPLRRGAALDFGCGVGRLSQALAGRFQTVVGVDISPAMIELAGRYNRFPDRCHYRLNARDDLSLFEGGRFDFIYSNITLQHMQPRYSRAYMAEFLRLLAPGGVLVFQIPSRGKRWQQNVLQPLKPTRLFRFYQRLRYGDRPIMSMYGTEKTRVLAWLGQHRGRVVDVQPDDSADSQWYSFRYCVVKEPDAPALQDLKGR
- a CDS encoding glycosyltransferase family 2 protein — protein: MPIFNEARTLRAIVAHVRTMAELEMTIMPLASESTSEQVRLIQEIIAVDDGSGDESAAILADLEAAGYLRAFFHRQNQGKGAAVRTALAQASGDIVLIQDADLEYDPRDYPLLLQPILEDRARVVYGSRFLGGPRKAMYFRNMLGNKLLTLITNLLYDSILTDMETCYKCFRREILAGVPLHARRFELEPEITAKILKRGHRIYEVPISYAGREYQEGKNISWRDGFPAVWALIKYRFVD